The Halichoerus grypus chromosome 14, mHalGry1.hap1.1, whole genome shotgun sequence genome contains a region encoding:
- the LOC118518879 gene encoding acyl-coenzyme A amino acid N-acyltransferase 2-like, which produces MFQLTATPASALADEPVHIQVTGLSPMQLVTLTASLKDEKGNVYQSKAFYKANEVGELDLMQAPACGGDYVGVHPMGLFWSLKPQKGFGRLLKKDVMNSPFWVTLNLYDSVCFQDSIIGEPLASQVVQRWFSAPGVERIQIRKGRVRGALFLPPGEGPFPGVIDLFGGAGGLIEFRASLLAAHGFAALALAYFAYEDLPNILQEIDLEYFEEAANLLLAHPKVQMPGIGVMSVSKGAEIGLAMACFLKQVVATICINGPNAIYEFPLRYRDLVITPIPSFMERMQYDISGSVRLRHYRGDARDELNQQSVLPIEKAQGPILFVVGENDECLNSKEHAEQALHQLWSHGRNNGRMLAYPGAGHLIEPPYTPLCYASPTKNSFCLLLWGGDRIAHAAAQEHSWGEMLKFFRQHLIQTSRKL; this is translated from the exons ATGTTCCAGCTGACAGCCACCCCAGCAAGCGCCCTTGCAGATGAGCCAGTGCATATCCAAGTGACAGGCCTGTCCCCGATGCAGTTGGTGACCCTAACGGCGTCTCTGAAGGATGAGAAGGGGAATGTGTACCAGTCCAAAGCCTTCTACAAGGCGAACGAGGTTGGTGAGCTGGACCTAATGCAGGCTCCTGCATGTGGAGGCGACTACGTGGGGGTCCACCCAATGGGCCTCTTCTGGTCTCTGAAGCCCCAGAAGGGTTTCGGGAGGTTGCTTAAGAAGGATGTGATGAACAGCCCCTTTTGGGTCACTCTGAACCTATAtgactcagtttgtttccaagaTTCCATCATAGGTGAGCCCCTGGCCAGCCAGGTGGTCCAGCGCTGGTTCTCAGCCCCTGGAGTAGAGCGTATTCAGATCCGAAAAGGTCGGGTGCGAGGAGCCCTTTTCCTGCCTCCAG GGGAAGGTCCTTTCCCAGGAGTCATTGATTTGTTTGGGGGCGCAGGGGGTCTGATTGAGTTTCGGGCCAGTCTTTTGGCTGCGCACGGCTTTGCAGCGCTGGCCTTGGCCTACTTTGCCTACGAAGATCTGCCCAATATACTGCAGGAGATCGACCTGGAATATTTTGAGGAAGCTGCTAACTTGCTACTAGCTCATCCCAAG GTCCAAATGCCAGGAATCGGAGTGATGTCTGTGAGCAAAGGTGCAGAGATCGGACTGGCCATGGCCTGCTTCCTGAAGCAGGTGGTAGCTACCATCTGCATTAATGGGCCCAATGCCATCTATGAGTTTCCGCTCAGGTACAGAGATCTGGTTATAACACCCATCCCCTCGTTTATGGAGCGCATGCAGTATGACATCTCAGGGTCTGTGCGACTCCGCCACTACAGGGGGGACGCCCGGGATGAACTGAATCAGCAGAGCGTGCTTCCTATTGAAAAGGCCCAGGGTCCCATCCTCTTCGTGGTGGGAGAGAATGATGAATGCTTGAATAGCAAGGAGCATGCTGAGCAGGCCCTGCACCAGCTCTGGAGCCACGGGAGAAACAATGGAAGGATGCTGGCGTACCCTGGGGCGGGCCATCTCATAGAGCCGCCCTATACACCCCTGTGCTATGCCTCCCCAACCAAGAACTCTTTTTGTCTCCTGCTCTGGGGAGGGGACCGCATTGCCCACGCTGCAGCCCAGGAGCACTCCTGGGGAGAGATGCTGAAATTCTTCAGGCAACACCTTATTCAAACCAGTAGGAAACTCTGA